A region of Anopheles merus strain MAF chromosome 2R, AmerM5.1, whole genome shotgun sequence DNA encodes the following proteins:
- the LOC121588909 gene encoding luciferin sulfotransferase: MNFEYKPLGDEFRERLEAFFGRRDHFIEVNPGRVVMPKAFADIGDSIRDLPIRSNDVWLMSYPRAGSTWAQEMVWLLGNNLDYEAARNQLQQVRTPLLELSAIFSDDRSVEDTVTRHEKIDSVQCVQQMAGRRFIKSHLPWQLHPREMDNVRPKIIYVVRNPKDLCVSYYYYCQLIHRSEGTFEECCDIFLADQAPIGPMWAHALAFWKRRNQDNILFLKYEDMKRNLPTVIRQCAEFLEFGRALTDEEVQTMCDHLQFERMQRNPAVNLEPLMKDSPIMQNDAGVKFIRKGEIGDWKNHMDSALSARFDDWIRDHFEGSGLEFDYE, translated from the exons ATGAACTTCGAGTACAAACCGCTCGGCGATGAGTTTAGAGAACGGTTGGAAGCGTTCTTTGGCCGTCGGGATCACTTCATCGAGGTTAATCCGGGTCGAGTGGTTATGCCGAAAGCATTCGCCGATATAGGCGATTCGATCCGTGATTTGCCGATCCGTTCAAACGATGTGTGGCTAATGTCTTACCCAAGGGCTGGATCGACCTGGGCCCAAGAGATGGTTTGGCTGCTGGGTAACAATCTCGACTATGAGGCAGCTCGCAATCAATTACAGCAAGTCCGCACACCCTTGCTCGAGCTTTCGGCCATCTTTTCCGACGATCGTAGTGTGGAAGACACCGTGAC CCGTCACGAAAAAATTGATTCAGTGCAGTGTGTTCAGCAGATGGCCGGACGGCGGTTCATCAAATCGCATCTACCCTGGCAGCTTCATCCACGCGAGATGGACAACGTGCGCCCAAAGATCATCTATGTGGTTCGAAATCCCAAAGATCTTTGCGTGTCGTATTACTATTACTGCCAGCTAATCCATCGGTCCGAAGGTACGTTCGAAGAGTGCTGCGACATCTTTCTGGCGGACCAGGCCCCAATCGGGCCAATGTGGGCCCATGCACTGGCTTTCTGGAAGCGACGCAACCAGGACAATATTCTTTTCTTGAAGTACGAGGACATGAAGCGCAACTTGCCGACCGTGATAAGACAGTGTGCTGAATTTCTGGAATTTGGCCGtgccttgaccgacgaggagGTGCAAACAATGTGTGATCACCTACAGTTTGAACGAATGCAGCGCAACCCCGCCGTTAATCTGGAGCCACTGATGAAAGATTCACCGATCATGCAGAATGATGCAGGAGTGAAGTTCATTCGCAAAGGCGAGATTGGCGATTGGAAAAATCACATGGACTCGGCATTGTCTGCACGATTTGACGACTGGATAAGGGACCATTTTGAAGGCAGTGGGTTGGAGTTTGACTATGAATGA
- the LOC121588907 gene encoding uncharacterized protein LOC121588907, whose amino-acid sequence MYFKGKYLCTVSLVIFSISGSAHTTQRTNDAVTDEGSPFLDMASEFLSTLGNQQSGGGGGGAAAGLSGIASMLLPLMANANSGSGGKAAGNDGMGAILSGIGSMLAAGANGGGAGGGGGGGFDPALIGNVIQMFAGAVGSSADDTADEPVRRQQQSGSKRQKRKAPADQAQNPLVDTVLTMASTWLANYNNVDQDRDSSNGGGADALVNLLPLAVQAFQSFSGPEMERTQAKHKDHSWVLPPFLENMHIMWDQFTQSELAEALWMKLGLHTVFKGFVGRDGKLDYDKLFQSLQNQSFRRRWIKAATIYLAEWVNYIANPEVYQRYVATGQMMANGFLQSQGYPKQTFLDINRPSETISNLIDHVAKRHLAVKIASIQYVKPAVNYVKDLLKLGKAKQFLTQYNVTEMTDKLTDTLNLEVIEPVLKVHRAYRQAIVTPHCDKYILCEINSHDPNEKLGLGGFKHGVTKFGSMAASWFISQETHTPFWTLFAIINDPHNCDVKHPVDCAEYHESENRVTTEYPHSEL is encoded by the exons ATGTACTTCAAGGGTAAATACCTATGCACTGTGTCGTTGGTGATCTTCTCGATCAGTGGCAGTGCGCATACCACGCAGCGTACGAACGATGCCGTGACTGATGAAGGCAGCCCATTCTTGGATATGGCGTCCGAGTTCTTGTCGACGTTGGGAAATCAGCagagtggcggtggtggtggaggagctGCCGCTGGCCTTTCTGGGATTGCATCTATGCTGTTGCCATTGATGGCCAACGCAAATAGTGGTAGTGGTGGGAAAGCCGCCGGAAACGATGGCATGGGAGCGATTCTATCGGGAATCGGTAGTATGCTAGCTGCCGGTGCAAACGGTGGAggagctggtggtggtggcggtggaggcTTTGATCCTGCACTGATCGGAAATGTGATTCAAATGTTTGCCGGCGCAGTAGGCAGCAGTGCTGATGATACTGCCGATGAGCCTGTCCGTCGTCAGCAGCAATCAGGCAGCAAGCGGCAGAAGCGCAAAGCGCCTGCAGATCAAGCCCAGAATCCGCTAGTAGATACAGTACTTACGATGGCTTCGACCTGGCTAGCCAACTATAATAACGTCGACCAGGATCGTGACTCCTCAAACGGGGGTGGTGCGGATGCGCTGGTTAACTTACTGCCACTGGCGGTGCAAGCCTTCCAATCGTTTTCTGGCCCGGAAATGGAACGTACACAGGCGAAGCATAAAGATCACTCCTGGGTGCTGCCACCGTTCCTCGAAAACATGCACATCATGTGGGATCAGTTCACGCAATCCGAGCTCGCGGAAGCGCTTTGGATGAAGCTGGGATTACACACCGTCTTTAAAGGATTCGTCGGAAGGGACGGTAAGCTGGATTACGACAAACTGTTTCAATCGCTGCAAAACCAGTCATTCCGACGGCGCTGGATCAAGGCGGCCACCATTTATCTAGCCGAGTGGGTGAATTACATCGCCAACCCGGAGGTCTACCAGCG ATACGTGGCCACTGGTCAAATGATGGCAAATGGGTTCCTTCAGTCGCAGGGCTATCCGAAACAAACGTTCCTAGATATTAACCGACCGAGTGAAACGATCTCGAACTTAATCGATCACGTTGCCAAGCGCCATCTGGCGGTTAAGATTGCTTCCATCCAGTACGTTAAACCAGCCGTGAACTATGTAAAGGATTTGCTGAAGCTGGGTAAAGCTAAACAGTTCCTAACACAGTACAACGTAACCGAGATGACGGATAAGCTGACCGATACGCTCAATCTTGAG GTTATTGAGCCAGTGCTGAAGGTTCATCGTGCCTATCGACAGGCGATCGTGACGCCTCACTGCGACAAGTACATTCTATGCGAGATCAACTCACACGATCCGAACGAAAAGCTGGGACTAGGCGGATTCAAGCATGGTGTGACTAAGTTTGGCAGCATGGCAGCCTCATGGTTTATTTCGCAGGAAACACATACACCTTTCTGGACGCTGTTTGCCATTATTAACGATCCACATAACTGCGATGTAAAGCATCCGGTAGATTGTGCGGAATATCATGAGAGTGAAAATCGTGTCACGACTGAGTATCCGCACAGCGAGCTGTAG
- the LOC121588910 gene encoding ADP-ribosylation factor-like protein 3 isoform X1, whose protein sequence is MGLLSLLRKLRSAPEKELRILLLGLDNAGKTTLLKQLASEEVTQVTPTAGFNIKSVVSDGFKLNVWDIGGQSKIRPYWKNYFENTDVLIYVIDSSDKKRLEETGDELTELLLDDKLKSVPLLVFANKQDVVGALKASEIAECLKLVKLMDRTWQIQGCSALQGTGVKSLLMQSPLICNLNCLFTIDPSSLTKMMLDGKQPRHYNHVQLLSMFALSVQNYLVQKTAAFTNTNPASCSQNAEIHHPARYGGIAPLPGHMQPDATDLTNGC, encoded by the exons ATG ggtcttctctctcttttgcgcAAGTTGCGGTCCGCGCCGGAAAAAGAGCTACGCATACTATTGCTCGGACTGGACAATGCCGGCAAGACGACACTACTGAAACAGCTCGCATCCGAGGAAGTCACACAAGTGACTCCGACAGCAGGATTCAACATCAAATCCGTTGTGTCGGACGGCTTCAAGCTGAACGTCTGGGATATTGGCGGGCAGAGCAAAATACGTCCCTATTGGAAAAACTACTTCGAAAACACCGACGTGCTAATTTATGTCATTGACTCAAGCGACAAGAAAAGGTTGGAAGAAACCGGCGACGAGCTTACCGAATTGCTTTTGGATGACAAACTCAAATCAGTCCCGTTGCTGGTGTTTGCCAACAAGCAGGACGTTGTTGGTGCCCTAAAGGCTTCCGAGATTGCAGAATGCTTAAAGCTGGTAAAACTGATGGATCGTACCTGGCAAATACAGGGATGTTCAGCTCTGCAAGGCACAGGAGTGAAG AGCCTACTAATGCAATCTCCCTTAATCTGTAATCTGAACTGCTTGTTTACGATTGACCCATCGAGTTTGACCAAGATGATGTTGGATGGGAAGCAGCCCCGTCATTACAACCACGTTCAACTGTTAAGCATGTTTGCTCTTTCGGTTCAGAATTACCTAGTACAAAAAACAGCTGCTTTCACAAACACAAATCCTGCATCATGCAGTCAAAACGCGGAAATTCACCACCCTGCACGGTACGGGGGTATAGCTCCCCTCCCCGGACATATGCAACCCGATGCAACCGACTTGACAAACGGTTGCTGA
- the LOC121588910 gene encoding ADP-ribosylation factor-like protein 3 isoform X3, with translation MGLLSLLRKLRSAPEKELRILLLGLDNAGKTTLLKQLASEEVTQVTPTAGFNIKSVVSDGFKLNVWDIGGQSKIRPYWKNYFENTDVLIYVIDSSDKKRLEETGDELTELLLDDKLKSVPLLVFANKQDVVGALKASEIAECLKLVKLMDRTWQIQGCSALQGTGVKEGMDWVCKSIKK, from the exons ATG ggtcttctctctcttttgcgcAAGTTGCGGTCCGCGCCGGAAAAAGAGCTACGCATACTATTGCTCGGACTGGACAATGCCGGCAAGACGACACTACTGAAACAGCTCGCATCCGAGGAAGTCACACAAGTGACTCCGACAGCAGGATTCAACATCAAATCCGTTGTGTCGGACGGCTTCAAGCTGAACGTCTGGGATATTGGCGGGCAGAGCAAAATACGTCCCTATTGGAAAAACTACTTCGAAAACACCGACGTGCTAATTTATGTCATTGACTCAAGCGACAAGAAAAGGTTGGAAGAAACCGGCGACGAGCTTACCGAATTGCTTTTGGATGACAAACTCAAATCAGTCCCGTTGCTGGTGTTTGCCAACAAGCAGGACGTTGTTGGTGCCCTAAAGGCTTCCGAGATTGCAGAATGCTTAAAGCTGGTAAAACTGATGGATCGTACCTGGCAAATACAGGGATGTTCAGCTCTGCAAGGCACAGGAGTGAAG GAGGGAATGGATTGGGTTTGCAAGAGCATAAAAAAGTAA
- the LOC121588910 gene encoding ADP-ribosylation factor-like protein 3 isoform X2 translates to MGLLSLLRKLRSAPEKELRILLLGLDNAGKTTLLKQLASEEVTQVTPTAGFNIKSVVSDGFKLNVWDIGGQSKIRPYWKNYFENTDVLIYVIDSSDKKRLEETGDELTELLLDDKLKSVPLLVFANKQDVVGALKASEIAECLKLVKLMDRTWQIQGCSALQGTGVKITTYFRLPLSCYNLTLGINVRAY, encoded by the exons ATG ggtcttctctctcttttgcgcAAGTTGCGGTCCGCGCCGGAAAAAGAGCTACGCATACTATTGCTCGGACTGGACAATGCCGGCAAGACGACACTACTGAAACAGCTCGCATCCGAGGAAGTCACACAAGTGACTCCGACAGCAGGATTCAACATCAAATCCGTTGTGTCGGACGGCTTCAAGCTGAACGTCTGGGATATTGGCGGGCAGAGCAAAATACGTCCCTATTGGAAAAACTACTTCGAAAACACCGACGTGCTAATTTATGTCATTGACTCAAGCGACAAGAAAAGGTTGGAAGAAACCGGCGACGAGCTTACCGAATTGCTTTTGGATGACAAACTCAAATCAGTCCCGTTGCTGGTGTTTGCCAACAAGCAGGACGTTGTTGGTGCCCTAAAGGCTTCCGAGATTGCAGAATGCTTAAAGCTGGTAAAACTGATGGATCGTACCTGGCAAATACAGGGATGTTCAGCTCTGCAAGGCACAGGAGTGAAG ATAACCACATACTTTCGTCTTCCTCTTTCTTGTTACAACCTCACTCTCGGGATCAACGTGAGAGCCTACTAA
- the LOC121588910 gene encoding ADP-ribosylation factor-like protein 3 isoform X4, whose amino-acid sequence MGLLSLLRKLRSAPEKELRILLLGLDNAGKTTLLKQLASEEVTQVTPTAGFNIKSVVSDGFKLNVWDIGGQSKIRPYWKNYFENTDVLIYVIDSSDKKRLEETGDELTELLLDDKLKSVPLLVFANKQDVVGALKASEIAECLKLVKLMDRTWQIQGCSALQGTGVKKIEGVTQRACF is encoded by the exons ATG ggtcttctctctcttttgcgcAAGTTGCGGTCCGCGCCGGAAAAAGAGCTACGCATACTATTGCTCGGACTGGACAATGCCGGCAAGACGACACTACTGAAACAGCTCGCATCCGAGGAAGTCACACAAGTGACTCCGACAGCAGGATTCAACATCAAATCCGTTGTGTCGGACGGCTTCAAGCTGAACGTCTGGGATATTGGCGGGCAGAGCAAAATACGTCCCTATTGGAAAAACTACTTCGAAAACACCGACGTGCTAATTTATGTCATTGACTCAAGCGACAAGAAAAGGTTGGAAGAAACCGGCGACGAGCTTACCGAATTGCTTTTGGATGACAAACTCAAATCAGTCCCGTTGCTGGTGTTTGCCAACAAGCAGGACGTTGTTGGTGCCCTAAAGGCTTCCGAGATTGCAGAATGCTTAAAGCTGGTAAAACTGATGGATCGTACCTGGCAAATACAGGGATGTTCAGCTCTGCAAGGCACAGGAGTGAAG aAAATTGAAGGAGTCACGCAGCGAGCTTGCTTCTAA
- the LOC121588908 gene encoding E3 ubiquitin-protein ligase HERC2, with protein MSPILWIKGLNPMEAASQSTWQAINLNQMMHLSNGISAKQIRFGSLYSFIGHEKNLYIFCIFTEQRKTITFEADIVSLAINSKHCLVLLANGQLQKYDPLEERLSCVNFLGIELESIKATKGSITHLACGECITVACTSTNAIYNIPNLTTTLPKHVRIRKVVAGFEHCLMLTTNGDVYSWGGGLRGQLGNGEIVAVNDSPCVVNGLAGVKVIDIAADGWHSAAVSAFGDLYTWGWNNQGQLGLEDPQHRERVVSLPQLVSFSGEEGLMVEKVHCGIGHTVVEVVGVDRKKQVWCAGWNLETRFTYSQASLSANFGGFRKLDGPVQGEAEQLEVGAGSYQVYFLQRDQN; from the exons ATGAGTCCAATTTTATGGATAAAGGGTTTGAATCCAATGGAAGCTGCATCGCAGAGTACTTGGCAGG CGATAAATCTAAACCAGATGATGCATTTATCGAACGGAATATCCGCCAAGCAAATACGTTTCGGTTCCTTATACAGCTTTATCGGCCATGAGAAAAACCTGTACATATTCTGTATCTTTACGGAGCAACGTAAAACAATTACGTTCGAGGCGGACATTGTGTCACTAGCGATAAATAGCAAACACTGCTTAGTTCTGTTGGCAAATGGACAGTTGCAGAAGTATGATCCTTTGGAAGAACGATTGAGTTGTGTTAATTTCCTCGGTATCGAACTCGAAAGCATCAAGGCTACGAAAGGATCGATCACTCATCTCGCTTGTGGAGAATGCATAACGGTAGCATGTACGTCGACTAATGCCATCTATAACATTCCAAACCTTACGACAACACTGCCTAAACACGTGCGCATTAGAAAGGTGGTAGCAGGTTTTGAACACTGCTTAATGCTTACCACCAATGGAGATGTTTACAGCTGGGGTGGTGGATT ACGAGGACAGCTAGGAAACGGAGAAATTGTTGCCGTTAACGATAGTCCATGTGTCGTGAATGGATTGGCCGGAGTGAAAGTAATCGACATTGCAGCCGATGGATGGCACTCTGCAGCGGTATCTGCCTTTGGTGATCTATACACGTGGGGTTGGAACAATCAGGGTCAGCTAGGCTTAGAGGATCCGCAGCATAGGGAGCGTGTCGTTTCCCTACCGCAGCTTGTGTCCTTTTCTGGCGAGGAAGGCTTAATGGTGGAAAAAGTCCACTGCGGCATTGGGCATACGGTCGTAGAAGTAGTTGGCGTGGACCGGAAGAAACAGGTGTGGTGTGCAGGATGGAATTTAGAAACCCGTTTCACCTATTCTCAAGCTTCATTGTCAGCAAATTTCGGAGGTTTCCGTAAACTGGACGGACCCGTCCAAGGAGAAGCCGAACAACTAGAAGTAGGAGCAGGATCATACCAGGTATACTTCCTGCAGCGAGACCAAAACTGA